A section of the Streptomyces sp. CG1 genome encodes:
- a CDS encoding ABC transporter ATP-binding protein — MTRAISLHDVSKSYARGTRVVDRFSLDIAPGEFLVLLGPSGCGKSTVLRMIAGLEDIDEGELLLDGEYANDWQPAERHLAMVFQNFSLYPSMTSRDNIGFPLRIEDPGADPAPRVTATARMLGIEDLLDRFPSQLSGGERQRVAMGRAIARHPSAFLMDEPLSNLDAKLRNHLRAEISQLTRELGVTTVYVTHDQAEAMSLGDRVAVLRGGVLQQVGTPREVYALPRNVFVAAFIGTPRINLLCGLVRAPLDGAMTISLGKQALRLPEPLCLDHQLLRVQQGREVIVGLRSEAVRIARHSSARPGEVAITGLVEHVEFQGHEILVHFTTGSRPAVVPDLEAPRPAERPPRRRRRVGPTVLDRLRERAGAWRAGPVVVLAHPGDAEPGHEPPEGRLPGDLVVRTTPDLRLHHGMQVPLLVDLAHLFVFDQQGDRICPSPDRLPDLGPV; from the coding sequence ATGACACGCGCCATCTCACTGCACGACGTGAGCAAGTCCTACGCGCGCGGCACGCGCGTGGTCGACCGGTTCTCGCTGGACATCGCGCCCGGCGAGTTCCTGGTCCTGCTCGGCCCGTCCGGCTGCGGCAAGTCCACCGTGCTGCGGATGATCGCCGGTCTGGAGGACATCGACGAGGGCGAGCTGCTGCTCGACGGCGAGTACGCCAACGACTGGCAGCCCGCCGAGCGGCACCTCGCCATGGTCTTCCAGAACTTCTCCCTCTATCCGAGCATGACGAGCCGCGACAACATCGGCTTCCCGCTGCGCATCGAGGACCCCGGTGCCGACCCCGCCCCGCGCGTCACCGCCACCGCCCGCATGCTGGGCATCGAGGACCTCCTGGACCGCTTCCCGAGCCAGCTCTCCGGCGGCGAACGCCAGCGGGTCGCCATGGGCCGGGCCATCGCCCGGCACCCCTCGGCGTTCCTGATGGACGAGCCGCTGTCCAACCTCGACGCCAAGCTGCGCAATCATCTGCGCGCCGAAATATCCCAGCTCACCCGCGAGTTGGGGGTCACGACGGTGTACGTCACCCACGACCAGGCCGAGGCGATGTCCCTCGGTGACCGGGTCGCCGTGCTGCGCGGGGGAGTGCTCCAGCAGGTCGGCACCCCGCGTGAGGTCTACGCACTGCCCCGCAACGTCTTCGTCGCCGCCTTCATCGGCACCCCGCGCATCAACCTGCTGTGCGGCCTGGTCCGCGCCCCGCTGGACGGCGCCATGACCATCAGCCTGGGCAAACAGGCCCTAAGGCTGCCCGAACCCCTCTGCCTGGACCACCAGTTACTGCGAGTGCAGCAGGGTCGCGAGGTGATCGTGGGACTGCGCTCGGAGGCGGTGCGCATCGCCAGGCACAGCTCCGCCCGGCCGGGCGAGGTGGCGATCACCGGGCTCGTGGAGCATGTGGAGTTCCAGGGCCACGAGATCCTCGTCCACTTCACCACCGGCTCCCGGCCCGCCGTCGTACCCGATCTGGAGGCCCCGCGCCCGGCGGAGCGGCCGCCGCGCCGGCGGCGCAGGGTGGGCCCGACGGTGCTGGACCGGCTGCGGGAGCGGGCCGGTGCGTGGCGTGCCGGGCCGGTGGTGGTGCTCGCGCACCCCGGGGACGCCGAACCGGGGCACGAGCCCCCGGAGGGCCGGCTCCCCGGCGACCTGGTCGTCCGCACCACCCCCGACCTCCGGCTGCACCACGGCATGCAGGTCCCGCTCCTAGTCGACCTCGCCCATCTCTTCGTCTTCGACCAGCAGGGCGACCGTATCTGTCCGTCTCCCGACCGGTTGCCCGACCTGGGGCCTGTCTGA
- a CDS encoding class F sortase, protein MASRRRSRRPWHRTRAYRLTRTALLVTVLVTVGHRCGGWHAGLGKAGDPNSVAAAGGPGESGTESCEAPAGPPPPPLPRSRPTSFRVPSLGIDAPVEALGLDRQRELETPPVDRPRLVGWYAGGPTPGEPGTAIAVGHRDTLTGPAVFAGLAQVKPCKVIEVKRADGRTAVYTVDRMKVYDKAGFPDEEVYGPLQRPELRVLTCGGLYSRRTGYTSNVVVFAHLSATK, encoded by the coding sequence ATGGCGTCGCGTAGGCGCAGCCGCAGGCCCTGGCACCGGACCCGCGCCTACCGCCTCACCAGGACGGCCCTGCTGGTGACCGTCCTGGTGACGGTGGGGCACCGGTGCGGGGGCTGGCATGCCGGGCTCGGCAAGGCGGGCGACCCGAACTCGGTGGCGGCCGCCGGCGGACCGGGCGAGAGCGGGACGGAATCCTGCGAGGCCCCTGCCGGGCCCCCGCCCCCACCGCTGCCCCGGTCCCGGCCGACGTCCTTCCGCGTGCCCTCCCTGGGCATCGACGCCCCGGTCGAGGCCCTCGGGCTCGACCGGCAACGAGAGCTGGAGACCCCGCCCGTCGACAGGCCCAGGCTGGTCGGCTGGTACGCGGGCGGCCCCACACCCGGCGAGCCCGGCACCGCGATCGCCGTCGGCCACCGGGACACCCTGACCGGCCCGGCCGTCTTCGCCGGGCTCGCCCAGGTCAAACCCTGCAAGGTCATCGAGGTCAAGCGCGCCGACGGCCGTACCGCCGTCTACACCGTGGACCGGATGAAGGTCTACGACAAGGCGGGCTTCCCGGACGAGGAGGTCTACGGCCCGCTCCAGCGACCGGAACTGCGCGTGCTGACCTGCGGCGGCCTCTACAGCCGGCGGACGGGCTACACCAGCAACGTGGTGGTCTTCGCCCACCTGTCCGCGACCAAGTGA